A single genomic interval of Methylocystis sp. IM3 harbors:
- a CDS encoding NAD-dependent epimerase/dehydratase family protein — MTVYDEICCDLRREQKTWLITGVAGFIGSNLLESLLRLDQKVVGLDNLATGYERNLEEVEAAVQPSQFARFTFIRGDICDLNDCERACAGVDYVLHQAALGSVPRSLSDPIATNAANVTGFLNMLVASRDAKVRRFVYAASSSTYGDHPGLPKVETIIGRQLSPYAVTKYVNELYADVFARCYGLESIGLRYFNVFGPRQDPEGAYAAVIPKWIAAMIAGDPVFINGDGNTSRDFCYVDNAIQANLLAATTEKADAVNGVFNVAAGDRTTLNDLYYELRRLLTPGFLHLSAAEPQYRDFRAGDVRHSQADISKGKQLLGYSPQYKVAQGLEKALPWYVARKTTASDLSTLSKSVPSI; from the coding sequence ATGACTGTTTATGATGAGATTTGCTGCGATCTCCGGCGAGAGCAGAAGACCTGGCTGATCACCGGAGTGGCCGGTTTCATCGGGTCTAACCTGCTGGAATCGCTACTCAGGCTCGATCAGAAAGTTGTGGGACTCGACAATCTTGCGACTGGCTATGAGCGAAACCTCGAGGAAGTCGAGGCTGCGGTTCAGCCCTCGCAATTCGCTCGGTTCACTTTCATCCGCGGCGACATCTGCGACCTCAACGATTGCGAAAGAGCTTGTGCAGGCGTCGATTACGTTCTGCATCAGGCTGCGCTCGGCTCCGTCCCGAGGAGCCTTTCCGACCCCATTGCCACAAACGCCGCAAATGTTACGGGTTTTCTCAACATGCTCGTGGCGTCGCGCGACGCCAAGGTAAGGCGATTTGTTTACGCGGCGAGCAGTTCAACTTACGGAGATCATCCGGGCCTTCCGAAGGTGGAAACGATCATTGGCCGACAACTGAGCCCATACGCCGTTACGAAATACGTCAATGAACTATACGCCGATGTGTTCGCGCGCTGCTATGGGCTCGAGTCAATCGGCCTGCGTTACTTCAACGTCTTTGGTCCAAGACAAGATCCGGAAGGCGCTTACGCCGCTGTGATTCCAAAGTGGATCGCAGCGATGATCGCCGGGGATCCTGTCTTCATCAATGGCGATGGAAATACGAGCCGTGACTTCTGCTACGTTGATAATGCGATTCAGGCGAATCTGCTCGCCGCGACAACGGAGAAGGCCGACGCTGTCAACGGTGTATTCAATGTTGCGGCCGGCGATAGGACTACGCTTAACGATCTCTACTATGAACTCCGCCGCCTCCTCACTCCCGGCTTTCTGCATCTCTCGGCTGCGGAGCCGCAATACCGTGACTTTCGCGCAGGAGACGTCCGGCATAGCCAGGCAGACATAAGCAAGGGAAAACAGCTGCTCGGCTATTCGCCGCAGTACAAAGTAGCCCAAGGGCTGGAAAAGGCGCTGCCTTGGTATGTGGCGCGCAAAACTACGGCATCCGACCTCTCGACGCTCTCGAAATCTGTTCCGTCAATATGA
- a CDS encoding DegT/DnrJ/EryC1/StrS family aminotransferase has translation MKKPIYVTQPYLPPLEEFIPYLREIWENKVLTNGGPYHQKLESALCEYLGVRYISLFSNGTLALVSALQSLRISGEVITTPYSFVATAHSLLWNGIKPVFVDVDPETLNIDPRRIEAAITPHTTAILPVHCYGHPCDVTAIQKIADNYNLRVIYDGAHAFGVQDERGSILDHGDLSVLSFHATKVFNTFEGGAIICPDAKTKQRIDYLKNFGFADEVTVVAPGINAKMSEFNAALGLLQLQHIDEALARRQEIANQYRTQLADVSGIRCLNDSGEKIANYAYFPVLVEPDRYPLQRDALYDKLKENGIYARRYFYPLISDFPMYRGLPSAQRGNLSVAAEASDKVLCLPIYPALRADEQQRVIEIIREA, from the coding sequence ATGAAAAAGCCAATCTACGTCACGCAGCCTTACCTCCCTCCCCTCGAGGAATTCATCCCTTATTTGCGGGAGATCTGGGAAAATAAGGTCCTTACTAACGGCGGTCCCTACCACCAGAAGCTCGAAAGCGCCTTGTGCGAATATCTCGGCGTCAGATATATCTCTTTGTTTTCTAACGGCACGCTTGCACTGGTTTCTGCGCTTCAATCGTTGCGTATCAGCGGCGAGGTGATTACAACCCCCTATTCATTTGTCGCAACCGCTCATTCGCTTCTGTGGAACGGCATCAAGCCCGTTTTTGTGGATGTTGATCCCGAAACACTCAATATCGATCCGCGTCGTATAGAAGCGGCTATAACGCCACATACGACCGCTATATTGCCGGTTCATTGTTACGGCCATCCGTGCGATGTGACAGCAATTCAGAAGATTGCAGATAATTATAATCTAAGGGTCATCTACGATGGCGCTCATGCCTTCGGCGTCCAAGACGAACGTGGGAGTATATTAGACCACGGCGATCTCTCCGTGCTGTCATTCCATGCCACCAAGGTATTCAACACCTTCGAAGGCGGCGCTATCATTTGCCCCGACGCGAAGACGAAGCAACGGATAGATTATCTGAAAAACTTCGGGTTCGCAGACGAAGTTACCGTGGTTGCGCCTGGAATTAATGCAAAAATGAGTGAGTTCAACGCTGCCTTGGGTTTGTTACAGCTCCAGCACATTGACGAAGCCTTGGCTCGTCGACAAGAAATAGCGAATCAATATCGCACACAATTGGCAGATGTAAGCGGGATACGGTGTCTCAATGACTCGGGTGAAAAAATCGCCAATTATGCTTATTTTCCAGTTCTAGTCGAACCCGACCGCTACCCGTTGCAACGTGATGCTTTATACGACAAGCTAAAAGAAAATGGTATTTATGCGCGTCGCTATTTTTACCCCCTCATTTCGGATTTTCCAATGTATCGCGGACTGCCATCTGCGCAGCGAGGGAATCTATCAGTTGCGGCCGAGGCCTCAGATAAGGTCCTTTGTCTCCCAATATACCCGGCCTTGCGTGCCGATGAGCAGCAGCGCGTGATTGAAATCATCCGAGAAGCTTGA
- the tviB gene encoding Vi polysaccharide biosynthesis UDP-N-acetylglucosamine C-6 dehydrogenase TviB, producing MENVTSLADVKLAIIGLGYVGLPLAAEFGKRRSVVGFDINPARIAALKGGHDTTLEVADDELRAASGLNYTTDLADLASCNVYIVTVPTPIDEYKRPDLSPLIKASETIGKVLKKGDIVIYESTVYPGATEEDCAPVLEACSGLRFNVDFFAGYSPERINPGDKLHRVSTIKKVTSGSTPEVAELVDQLYSEIIVAGTHKAPTIRVAEAAKVIENTQRDLNIALINELAIIFNKMGIDTEDVLRAAGTKWNFLPFRPGLVGGHCIGVDPYYLTHKAMAIGYHPEIILAGRRLNDSMGAYVSSQLVKALIKRRIHVEGARILVMGLTFKENCPDLRNTRVVDIVRELADYNAVVDIYDPWACAEEAQHEYGLSPITQPEQKAYDAIILAVAHDEFRGLGPRIRDFGKPQHILYDLKYVLEADQSDLRL from the coding sequence ATGGAAAATGTCACTTCTCTCGCCGACGTCAAGCTCGCAATTATCGGTCTTGGTTACGTGGGTCTTCCCCTGGCGGCGGAATTCGGCAAGCGTCGAAGCGTCGTGGGTTTCGACATAAACCCCGCGCGGATCGCTGCGTTGAAGGGCGGCCACGATACGACCCTCGAGGTCGCTGATGATGAATTGCGCGCTGCAAGCGGGCTGAATTACACCACCGATCTCGCGGATCTCGCCAGTTGCAATGTCTACATCGTCACTGTGCCTACGCCGATCGACGAGTACAAGCGGCCCGACCTCTCGCCGCTGATCAAGGCCTCGGAAACGATTGGGAAGGTTTTGAAGAAGGGCGACATCGTTATTTACGAATCGACAGTGTATCCCGGCGCAACCGAGGAAGATTGCGCACCCGTGCTCGAGGCGTGCTCGGGGCTCAGATTCAATGTGGATTTCTTTGCCGGCTATAGCCCGGAGCGCATCAATCCGGGCGACAAGTTGCATCGCGTATCGACGATCAAGAAAGTGACTTCCGGTTCAACGCCGGAGGTCGCCGAATTGGTCGATCAGCTTTACAGCGAGATAATAGTGGCTGGGACACATAAGGCTCCGACCATCAGGGTCGCGGAGGCGGCCAAGGTCATCGAAAACACCCAGCGCGATCTCAATATCGCCCTCATCAACGAGTTGGCGATCATCTTCAACAAAATGGGCATCGATACCGAAGACGTGCTGCGGGCCGCGGGGACGAAGTGGAATTTCCTTCCGTTTCGTCCAGGTCTCGTCGGCGGCCACTGCATTGGCGTTGATCCTTACTATCTCACGCATAAGGCGATGGCCATCGGCTACCACCCAGAGATCATACTTGCCGGCCGCCGCCTCAACGACAGCATGGGCGCATATGTCAGTTCACAACTTGTGAAGGCGCTGATCAAGCGGCGTATTCACGTCGAGGGCGCGCGCATTCTGGTCATGGGACTGACGTTCAAGGAAAATTGCCCAGATTTGCGCAACACAAGGGTAGTCGATATCGTCAGGGAACTCGCGGACTATAACGCCGTCGTCGATATTTATGATCCGTGGGCTTGCGCCGAAGAAGCACAGCATGAGTATGGTCTGTCTCCGATAACGCAGCCGGAGCAGAAAGCCTATGACGCCATCATTTTGGCGGTTGCACACGACGAGTTTCGTGGCCTGGGCCCGCGCATCAGAGACTTCGGGAAACCACAGCATATCCTCTACGATCTCAAATATGTCCTCGAAGCCGACCAGTCAGATCTCCGCCTGTAG